A window from Acidimicrobiia bacterium encodes these proteins:
- the rsmA gene encoding 16S rRNA (adenine(1518)-N(6)/adenine(1519)-N(6))-dimethyltransferase RsmA, with protein MTGSLTPSTIRALLESHGMSPSRALGQNFLADPNTAQRIVSEAGVSGGDRVLEVGPGVGSLTVPLLDAGAQVLALELDRHLLPVLEEVVSGRDAPGPGGTVRIEQGDALDVDLDQLLDDEPWTMVSNLPYNVAVPIVVRVLEAAPSVTSLLVMVQSEVADRLTARPGTKAYGAVTVKVDYHAHSDRVGSVPPTVFIPRPNVDSALVRLVRRDSPPVDVADPDRMFELVRTGFAQRRKTLGRALRPLLGRDAPDVVRSAGLDPKLRAERLGLPEWAALARVVPTIGEGP; from the coding sequence GTGACGGGTTCGCTCACGCCCTCCACGATCCGGGCGCTGCTCGAGTCGCACGGCATGAGCCCCAGCCGGGCACTCGGACAGAACTTCCTCGCCGACCCCAACACGGCGCAGCGCATCGTGAGCGAGGCCGGCGTGTCGGGCGGAGACCGCGTGCTCGAGGTCGGGCCCGGCGTCGGCTCACTGACCGTCCCGTTGCTCGACGCCGGCGCGCAGGTTCTGGCCCTGGAGCTCGACCGGCATCTCCTCCCCGTTCTCGAGGAGGTCGTCAGCGGCCGTGACGCGCCCGGACCCGGGGGGACGGTGCGGATCGAGCAGGGCGACGCCCTCGACGTCGACCTCGACCAACTGCTCGACGACGAACCGTGGACGATGGTGTCGAACCTCCCCTACAACGTCGCGGTGCCGATCGTCGTCCGCGTTCTCGAGGCCGCTCCATCGGTGACGTCCCTTCTTGTGATGGTCCAGTCCGAGGTCGCCGACCGGCTCACCGCCCGGCCGGGCACGAAGGCCTACGGTGCGGTGACCGTGAAGGTCGACTACCACGCGCACAGCGACCGGGTCGGGTCGGTCCCGCCGACCGTTTTCATCCCGCGGCCGAACGTCGACTCCGCTCTGGTGCGGCTGGTTCGCCGCGATTCGCCACCGGTCGATGTGGCCGACCCCGACCGGATGTTCGAGCTCGTCCGCACCGGCTTCGCCCAGCGGCGCAAGACCCTGGGTCGGGCGCTGCGACCACTGCTGGGGCGGGACGCACCCGACGTGGTGCGCTCGGCCGGTCTCGACCCGAAGCTCCGGGCGGAACGGCTGGGGCTCCCGGAGTGGGCGGCACTTGCACGGGTGGTCCCGACGATCGGCGAGGGCCCGTGA
- a CDS encoding Fic family protein, with amino-acid sequence MLFTAPELGEPEHRVLEQVQDLKQELRLRLHQPRRWYGSLRRASLARNIQGSNSIEGFDAELDDAAAVELGEETLSTSEETQLALKGYRDAMTFVLQLSNEPRFHYGEQLLKSLHFMMTGYDLENRPGLFRAGAAYVRNDDTGETVYEGANVDDVDALVHELVVQLDTQDGGECPVMVRAAMAHLNLVMIHPFRDGNGRMARCLQTLVLAREQILEPTFCSIEEYLGHNTQAYYDVLAEVGGGYWQPERDARAWVRFTLTAHYRQVKTYLRRIRESEQLWDELENLVARHDLPERTVPVLFDAASGYRVRNATYRAIHRDEISEGVASRDLRALVATDLLLAHGEKRGRYYTRSEELYGVRQRIIDARNPRDDVDPFAQSS; translated from the coding sequence ATGTTGTTCACAGCTCCCGAACTGGGCGAGCCCGAGCACCGGGTGCTCGAGCAGGTACAAGATCTGAAACAGGAGCTTCGCTTGCGGCTCCATCAGCCGCGCCGCTGGTACGGGTCGCTCCGCCGGGCATCGCTGGCGCGCAACATCCAGGGCTCCAACAGCATCGAGGGTTTCGACGCGGAGTTGGATGACGCCGCAGCGGTGGAGCTGGGTGAGGAGACACTCAGTACCTCGGAGGAGACCCAGCTCGCCCTGAAGGGCTACCGAGACGCGATGACCTTCGTGTTGCAGCTCTCCAACGAGCCGCGCTTCCACTACGGAGAGCAACTCCTCAAGAGCCTCCATTTCATGATGACGGGATACGACCTGGAGAACCGCCCTGGCCTGTTCCGAGCGGGAGCCGCGTACGTGCGCAACGACGACACGGGAGAGACCGTGTACGAGGGCGCGAATGTCGATGATGTCGATGCACTTGTGCATGAACTCGTCGTGCAACTGGACACGCAGGACGGTGGTGAGTGTCCGGTGATGGTGCGCGCCGCAATGGCGCACCTCAACCTCGTCATGATCCACCCGTTTCGCGACGGCAACGGGCGAATGGCCCGCTGCCTCCAAACCCTCGTTCTCGCCCGCGAGCAGATCCTCGAACCGACCTTCTGCAGCATCGAGGAATACCTCGGACACAACACGCAGGCGTACTACGACGTACTGGCCGAGGTTGGTGGGGGTTACTGGCAACCCGAACGCGACGCCCGTGCCTGGGTGAGGTTCACCCTCACGGCCCACTACAGGCAGGTGAAGACCTACCTACGCAGGATCAGGGAATCAGAGCAGCTGTGGGACGAGCTCGAGAACCTCGTTGCACGGCACGACCTGCCGGAGCGCACGGTCCCGGTTCTGTTCGACGCCGCGAGTGGCTACCGAGTTCGGAACGCGACCTACCGGGCGATTCATCGAGACGAGATCTCAGAGGGCGTGGCCAGCCGTGATCTGCGGGCCCTCGTCGCCACCGACCTGCTCCTGGCCCATGGCGAAAAGCGCGGCCGCTACTACACGAGAAGCGAAGAGCTCTACGGGGTCCGTCAGAGGATCATCGACGCCAGGAACCCTCGCGACGACGTGGACCCGTTCGCGCAGTCGTCCTGA
- the ispE gene encoding 4-(cytidine 5'-diphospho)-2-C-methyl-D-erythritol kinase, which produces MSTAQGSLRAAAFAKLNLTLHVEGVRDDGYHLLEALTVSVGQPHDTLVLTRDDEPGVRLALSDEPDVVPVPEEGSNLAVRAAQALLDRTGADGGFRIWLRKRIPSGAGLGGGSADAAAVLLAGRALLAAESALEIPTDADLVAMGGELGADVPFCLGGGAAWMRGIGERLDPVALSRPLPVVVAAPTMRLSTPEVFAAWDTLGGPRSERVVPAPPFVSEHLSQLRNDLEPAAEHVEPSVADFRRHLEEVSGLHALMTGSGSAHVVFPPDVREADRLAERLRQELDARVFAGATAGTGVRIAPAGPE; this is translated from the coding sequence GTGAGCACCGCCCAGGGCTCCCTGCGCGCCGCGGCGTTCGCCAAGCTGAATCTCACACTGCACGTCGAGGGTGTGCGCGACGACGGCTACCACCTGCTCGAGGCGTTGACCGTCTCGGTCGGCCAGCCCCACGACACGCTCGTGCTCACACGCGACGACGAGCCGGGTGTGCGCCTCGCTCTCTCCGACGAGCCGGACGTCGTCCCCGTGCCCGAGGAGGGATCCAACCTCGCCGTACGCGCCGCGCAGGCACTGCTGGACCGCACCGGCGCCGACGGGGGCTTCCGTATCTGGCTGCGCAAGCGGATCCCCTCCGGTGCCGGGCTGGGTGGTGGATCCGCCGACGCCGCCGCTGTGCTCCTCGCGGGCCGGGCGCTGCTGGCCGCGGAGTCGGCCCTCGAGATCCCCACCGACGCCGATCTCGTGGCGATGGGCGGAGAACTCGGTGCCGACGTCCCGTTCTGCCTCGGGGGCGGTGCCGCCTGGATGCGCGGCATCGGCGAGCGCCTCGATCCGGTTGCGCTGAGCCGGCCGCTCCCCGTCGTTGTGGCCGCTCCGACCATGCGCCTCTCCACTCCCGAGGTCTTTGCCGCCTGGGACACCCTCGGTGGACCCCGCTCCGAGCGAGTCGTGCCGGCGCCACCGTTCGTGTCGGAGCACCTGTCGCAGCTCCGCAACGACCTGGAGCCCGCCGCCGAGCACGTCGAGCCGTCGGTCGCCGACTTCCGGCGGCATCTCGAGGAGGTGTCGGGCCTGCACGCGCTCATGACCGGCAGCGGGTCGGCCCACGTCGTGTTCCCTCCCGACGTCCGGGAGGCCGACCGCCTCGCCGAACGGCTGCGCCAGGAGCTCGACGCCCGTGTGTTCGCCGGTGCCACGGCCGGCACGGGCGTACGGATCGCACCTGCGGGGCCGGAGTGA
- a CDS encoding ribose-phosphate diphosphokinase, whose amino-acid sequence MELVTKKRLMLFSGRGTRELSEEIAENLKVPLGEAVLSTFSNGEIYCRYSESIRGADVFIIQSHHTPTNDRIMEQLIMVDAAKRASAKRITAVCPFYGYARQDRKAEGREPITARLLADLLTAAGVDRVVTLDLHTGQIQGFFDMPVDHLTAVPTIAEYLAEKVAADVTVVSPDAGGGKLVRRFANNLAEFEISAELAFIDKRRPKGTHNVAEATEVVGEVEGRSCVLVDDMIDTAGTITAAASLLVDRGAREVWVAASHGVLSGPAIERLREAPVREVVLTNSLPIPEEKRWDGLTILSIAPILADALDAVFEDTSVSEIFKGDNV is encoded by the coding sequence ATGGAGTTGGTCACCAAGAAGCGGCTGATGCTCTTCAGCGGACGCGGGACGCGTGAGCTGTCGGAGGAGATCGCCGAGAACCTCAAGGTCCCACTCGGTGAGGCGGTGCTGTCGACCTTCTCCAACGGCGAGATCTACTGCCGTTACAGCGAGAGCATCCGCGGCGCCGACGTCTTCATCATCCAGAGCCACCACACGCCGACCAACGACCGGATCATGGAGCAGCTGATCATGGTCGACGCCGCGAAGCGCGCGTCGGCGAAGCGCATCACGGCGGTGTGCCCCTTCTACGGCTACGCCCGCCAGGACCGCAAGGCCGAAGGCCGTGAGCCCATCACCGCGCGCCTGCTCGCCGACCTGCTCACCGCCGCGGGTGTCGACCGGGTCGTGACGCTCGACCTCCACACCGGCCAGATCCAGGGCTTCTTCGACATGCCCGTCGACCACCTCACGGCCGTGCCCACCATCGCGGAGTACCTGGCGGAGAAGGTGGCCGCCGACGTCACCGTCGTGTCGCCCGACGCGGGTGGCGGCAAGCTGGTGCGGCGCTTCGCCAACAACCTCGCCGAGTTCGAGATCAGCGCCGAGCTGGCGTTCATCGACAAGCGTCGCCCGAAGGGCACCCACAACGTCGCCGAGGCCACCGAGGTCGTCGGTGAGGTCGAGGGGCGCAGCTGTGTGCTCGTCGACGACATGATCGACACCGCCGGCACCATCACCGCGGCGGCGAGCCTGCTCGTCGACCGGGGAGCCCGGGAGGTGTGGGTGGCCGCCAGCCACGGCGTGCTGTCGGGCCCGGCCATCGAGCGCCTCCGCGAGGCGCCGGTGCGCGAGGTGGTCCTCACCAACTCGCTTCCCATCCCCGAGGAGAAGCGCTGGGACGGCCTCACGATCCTCTCGATCGCCCCCATCCTCGCCGACGCCCTCGACGCCGTCTTCGAGGACACCTCCGTCTCCGAGATCTTCAAGGGAGATAACGTATAG
- a CDS encoding TatD family hydrolase — translation MSVPASGWFDSHCHLESLDDPVDDVLTRAREAGVTGVVSVGTDLETSRRTLDLADPKRGVWATAGLHPHEASKLSAEAEMLETLLHAPEVVAVGEAGLDYHYEHSPRSEQEVAFRWQIHLAKRFRKALVIHSREAWDDTFRILDDEGVPDRTVFHCFTGGPAEARAALDRGASLSFSGVVTFKNAGDVRAAAALTPHDRMLVETDAPYLAPVPVRGRTNEPAYVPHVGAVLAEVAGRSIDEVADSTREAAATVFGLSAASESTDSW, via the coding sequence GTGTCGGTCCCGGCGTCCGGGTGGTTCGACAGCCACTGCCACCTCGAGAGCCTCGACGATCCCGTCGACGACGTCCTCACCCGAGCCCGGGAGGCCGGCGTGACCGGCGTCGTGTCGGTCGGCACCGATCTGGAGACGTCCCGCAGGACGCTCGACCTGGCCGATCCGAAGCGAGGAGTGTGGGCCACGGCCGGGCTGCACCCCCACGAGGCGTCGAAGCTCTCGGCCGAGGCGGAGATGCTCGAGACGCTGCTCCATGCGCCCGAGGTCGTGGCGGTGGGGGAGGCGGGCCTCGACTACCACTACGAGCACTCGCCGCGAAGCGAGCAGGAGGTCGCGTTCCGCTGGCAGATCCACCTGGCGAAGCGCTTCCGCAAGGCTCTGGTGATCCACTCGCGTGAGGCGTGGGACGACACGTTCCGCATCCTCGACGACGAAGGAGTACCCGACCGGACCGTCTTCCACTGCTTCACCGGCGGGCCCGCCGAGGCCCGTGCGGCACTCGACCGGGGAGCGAGCCTCTCGTTCTCGGGGGTCGTCACCTTCAAGAACGCCGGCGACGTGCGCGCGGCCGCGGCGCTCACACCACACGACCGGATGCTCGTGGAGACCGATGCGCCCTACCTGGCCCCGGTGCCGGTGCGCGGGCGCACGAACGAGCCCGCCTACGTGCCCCACGTCGGGGCGGTACTGGCGGAGGTGGCCGGGCGGAGCATCGACGAGGTCGCCGACTCCACCCGGGAGGCGGCCGCGACCGTGTTCGGGCTGTCCGCGGCGAGCGAGTCGACGGACAGCTGGTGA
- the glmU gene encoding bifunctional UDP-N-acetylglucosamine diphosphorylase/glucosamine-1-phosphate N-acetyltransferase GlmU — protein MTYRPLSAVVMAAGEGTRMRSATPKVLHPLCGRPMLLHVLDALAQLPLERIVIVVGHGAEQVTKTTQDQAGTDVPIAFVEQHVQRGTGDAAGVALTAFPDELDGEDDILVLPGDTPLLRAETLAAVATAHRESDAAATVLSARVPDPTGYGRIVRDDNGNVAAVTEHRDADDDTLAIDEVNTSIYCFRRGLLAPALRRLSPENSQGEYYLTDALAVLREAGHVVAGVEVDDAAEARGVNDRAQLAEAEAALRERINGAWMRDGVTMVDPATTYVDTDVELAADVRLLPGTSLEGHTVVGRGSVIGPHSRLVDTVVGEAVTVASSTVLESELDDRSTVGPYSHVRPGTHLGVGAKIGSFVETKNAEIGDGAKVPHLSYVGDAEVGEGSNLGAGTITANYDGNTKHRTRIGKRVHTGSNTVLVAPVELGDDAGTGAGAVVTRDVPPGHLAKGVPARSEEMSGDDEAAGDGED, from the coding sequence ATGACGTACCGACCGTTGTCCGCCGTGGTCATGGCCGCCGGCGAGGGCACGCGCATGCGCTCGGCCACCCCCAAGGTGCTTCATCCGCTGTGTGGCCGGCCGATGCTCCTCCACGTCCTCGACGCCCTCGCACAACTGCCCCTCGAGCGCATCGTCATCGTCGTCGGCCACGGCGCCGAGCAGGTCACGAAGACCACCCAGGACCAGGCCGGAACCGACGTGCCGATCGCCTTCGTCGAACAGCACGTGCAGCGCGGCACCGGCGACGCCGCCGGTGTGGCGCTCACCGCCTTCCCCGACGAGCTCGACGGTGAGGACGACATCCTGGTCCTCCCGGGCGACACGCCGCTGCTGCGTGCCGAGACCCTGGCCGCCGTCGCCACGGCCCACCGCGAGAGCGACGCCGCGGCAACCGTACTGAGTGCACGGGTCCCCGACCCGACGGGCTACGGCCGGATCGTGCGCGACGACAACGGCAACGTTGCCGCCGTCACCGAGCACCGCGACGCCGACGACGACACGCTCGCGATCGACGAGGTCAACACCTCCATCTACTGCTTCCGGCGCGGCCTGCTGGCGCCGGCGCTCCGTCGTCTGAGCCCCGAGAACAGCCAGGGTGAGTACTACCTCACCGACGCACTGGCGGTCCTGCGTGAGGCCGGTCACGTCGTCGCAGGCGTCGAGGTGGACGACGCCGCAGAGGCCCGGGGCGTCAACGACCGCGCCCAGCTGGCCGAGGCCGAGGCCGCCCTCCGGGAGCGGATCAACGGCGCTTGGATGCGCGACGGCGTCACGATGGTCGACCCCGCCACCACCTACGTCGACACCGACGTCGAGTTGGCCGCCGACGTCCGCCTCCTGCCGGGCACGTCGCTGGAAGGCCACACGGTCGTCGGGCGGGGATCCGTGATCGGCCCGCACAGCCGCCTCGTCGACACCGTCGTGGGGGAGGCCGTCACGGTGGCGTCGTCGACCGTGCTGGAGAGCGAGCTCGACGACCGCTCCACGGTCGGGCCGTACTCGCACGTCCGCCCGGGCACCCATCTCGGAGTGGGAGCCAAGATCGGCAGCTTCGTGGAGACGAAGAACGCCGAGATCGGCGACGGCGCCAAGGTCCCGCACCTCTCCTACGTCGGTGACGCCGAGGTGGGGGAGGGCTCCAACCTCGGTGCGGGCACCATCACCGCCAACTACGACGGCAACACCAAGCACCGCACCCGCATCGGCAAGCGGGTCCACACCGGGAGCAACACGGTTCTCGTGGCGCCCGTGGAGCTGGGCGACGATGCCGGCACGGGCGCGGGGGCGGTCGTCACGCGCGACGTCCCGCCGGGCCACCTGGCCAAGGGTGTCCCGGCCCGCTCCGAGGAGATGAGCGGCGACGACGAGGCGGCGGGGGACGGCGAAGACTGA